Proteins from a single region of bacterium:
- a CDS encoding sigma-54 dependent transcriptional regulator: MKLRPKVLLVDDDSGFCETACDGLLQEGYDARFANTGSEGVELFNTWHPDVVLLDQILPDTNGLELSRQFSQTDPGVKIIFITAYGSISDAVEAVKTGAYDYLTKPLEMEEFYLSVAKAFQLIDLERQQQIRNFQLSHSPANDQLTGNSPALRRIDRLISLAAQSDSTLLITGETGVGKGVVARAIHRLSDRGEELLTLNCSAIPETLIESELFGHEKGAFTGASNRRKGVFELATGGSLLLDEIAEMPFRLQSKLLTVLEERKIRRLGGSVEVPLNVRVIATTNRNLVEEIKQSRFREDLYYRLAVITIHVPPLRERSQDIRPLCRNLLHRLTGGAFTELPPEQLQVLEAYHWPGNVRELRNVLERALILAGGGEPDPAALIEISAANVAGALVSAEKPIRPLELVEREHIERALALSGDNKTKAAKMLGISLSTLRRRLSDYDGSDSP; this comes from the coding sequence ATGAAGCTGCGCCCCAAAGTTCTTCTCGTGGACGACGACTCCGGTTTCTGCGAAACGGCCTGCGACGGTCTTCTGCAAGAGGGCTACGACGCCCGTTTCGCAAACACGGGTAGCGAGGGGGTAGAGCTCTTCAACACCTGGCATCCCGACGTCGTTCTCCTGGACCAGATTCTACCCGACACGAACGGGCTCGAGCTTTCCCGCCAGTTCAGTCAGACCGACCCCGGGGTGAAGATCATCTTCATCACGGCGTACGGCTCCATCTCCGACGCCGTCGAGGCGGTGAAAACCGGGGCCTACGACTACCTGACCAAGCCGCTGGAGATGGAGGAGTTCTACCTCAGCGTGGCGAAGGCCTTCCAGCTCATCGATCTGGAACGGCAGCAGCAGATACGCAACTTCCAGCTCTCCCACTCCCCGGCCAACGACCAGCTTACGGGCAACTCACCCGCCCTGCGGCGCATTGACCGTCTAATCTCCCTGGCCGCCCAGAGCGACTCCACCCTTCTAATCACCGGCGAGACCGGGGTGGGGAAGGGCGTGGTGGCGCGGGCCATCCACCGCTTGAGCGACCGCGGCGAGGAACTGCTCACGCTCAACTGCTCGGCGATTCCCGAAACCCTCATCGAGAGTGAGCTCTTCGGCCACGAGAAGGGCGCCTTTACAGGCGCGTCCAACCGCCGCAAGGGCGTCTTCGAGCTCGCCACGGGGGGCAGCCTGCTCCTGGACGAGATTGCCGAGATGCCGTTCCGCCTGCAGAGCAAGCTCCTGACCGTGCTGGAGGAGAGAAAAATCCGCCGGCTGGGCGGCTCCGTCGAAGTACCGCTGAACGTGCGGGTCATCGCGACGACGAACCGCAACCTGGTCGAGGAGATAAAGCAGAGCCGATTCCGGGAGGACCTCTACTACCGCCTGGCGGTGATAACCATCCACGTGCCTCCGCTGCGCGAACGCTCCCAGGACATCCGCCCGCTCTGCCGCAACCTTTTACACCGTTTGACGGGCGGCGCTTTCACCGAGCTGCCCCCGGAACAGTTGCAGGTCCTGGAGGCTTACCACTGGCCGGGCAACGTGCGCGAGCTGCGCAACGTGCTGGAGAGGGCGTTGATTCTCGCCGGCGGCGGAGAACCGGACCCCGCTGCGCTTATTGAAATCAGCGCCGCGAATGTAGCCGGCGCGTTGGTAAGCGCCGAAAAACCCATCCGTCCCCTGGAACTGGTGGAGCGGGAGCACATCGAGCGCGCCCTGGCTCTCAGCGGGGACAACAAGACCAAGGCGGCGAAGATGCTGGGGATATCCCTCTCCACGCTCCGGCGCCGCCTGAGCGACTACGACGGCTCCGACAGCCCATAG
- a CDS encoding PAS domain S-box protein has product MKVLVVEDEIIVARDIENRLNNLGYTVVGLASTGKEAVRSALDTIPDLVLMDIMLKGEMDGIQAAERINRELDIPIVYLTAYADETTLERAKITGPFGYIIKPFEQRGLHTTIETALYKHELEKKLKVSEERYRTLQENLPIGIFRATPDGSLVFVNPSMVQMFGYASADEIMEKRVNDLYANQGYKRSLKMGLRLSGVVTNFEAELLHKGGERFWASLNVRAVQDDTGRILYHDGTMRDITAVKRAEELEKEYLRDLAFLSKTAMEFVAQPPEENLHDYVAEKVQEIAPGSVVVAVTSLDLKDGVFTLQAVAGLGKGLGGILKVLGRDPIGWEIPFTDEIGEVMKKGRLRQISADYDRHSNGAISKNDAEAIRKLMGAGQTYLMGILKQNALLGSVVIVMKKGHRITNRDMVEAFINQAAVALMRRRAEEAQHESEKRYRQLFHYMNIGVSILEAVEDGKDFIFKDFNRAAEKINRLDREQVIGARINDVYPGLKETAILEVFRKVWRKGGSEYLPAWLYKDDRISGWRESYIYKLPSGEIVSAYQDVTEKIQAEEALKNSEERHRSVVETARDAIVTIDDEGLISFWNRAAEKMFGYTEDEIVGRPLTHIIPSRFQNGFKEDIQGLKNAKALSLSDQHRPVSATHKDGHEFSVEITVEGWKQGSRQFNTSIIRDVTERKRMEETIISAKQEWERTFDAVPDMIAFVDTNGCVIRANKSMAARLSKNVKDLIGKPFYGLFYGTTDPPVEYRMPQSWSTGESDSRELHLAHLEGDFSLTFTPLYDPSDRLLGTVFVGRDITEQKRADEALRRQAMINQAEHIFSSIRHEMGNALNTLKTTLSVLWKNYLNFDPEKRETYFIRCLDTFKVAERLLGVLKEYQKFDKIELNPIYLDRFLQEKSGLFVDLARQSNVDCEVDMSFSDIRINVDKDALIQVLLNVVDNAIAATHDSKDPLVTIECRPLLARPKGNDWAVITVTDNGRGIPQDELTKVFTPLFTTKPEGSGLGMAIVQKRMMQMGGEAKIQSEPNQGTTVELWLPLYSDERATKLPV; this is encoded by the coding sequence GTGAAAGTGCTGGTCGTCGAAGACGAGATTATCGTCGCCCGGGACATCGAGAACCGGTTGAACAACCTCGGGTACACGGTCGTCGGCCTGGCGTCCACCGGCAAAGAGGCGGTCCGGAGCGCCCTCGACACCATCCCCGATCTGGTTCTCATGGACATCATGCTGAAAGGGGAGATGGACGGCATCCAGGCGGCGGAGAGGATAAACCGCGAGCTGGACATCCCGATCGTCTACCTGACGGCTTACGCCGATGAGACGACGCTGGAAAGGGCGAAGATAACCGGCCCCTTCGGCTACATCATCAAGCCCTTCGAGCAGCGCGGACTGCACACGACCATCGAAACGGCGCTCTACAAGCACGAGCTGGAAAAGAAACTGAAGGTCTCTGAGGAGCGTTACCGCACGCTTCAGGAAAATCTGCCCATCGGCATCTTCAGGGCGACGCCCGATGGGAGTCTCGTCTTCGTGAACCCTTCCATGGTGCAGATGTTCGGGTATGCTTCCGCGGACGAGATCATGGAAAAGCGGGTAAACGACCTGTACGCAAATCAGGGGTACAAACGGTCGCTGAAAATGGGGCTTCGTCTCAGTGGGGTGGTTACCAACTTCGAGGCCGAGCTCCTGCACAAGGGGGGGGAGAGGTTCTGGGCCTCCCTCAACGTCCGGGCCGTCCAGGACGACACGGGGAGAATCCTCTACCACGACGGCACGATGCGGGATATCACGGCGGTCAAACGCGCCGAAGAACTCGAGAAGGAGTATCTCCGCGACCTCGCTTTTCTCTCGAAGACGGCGATGGAATTCGTGGCCCAGCCGCCGGAGGAAAACCTCCACGACTACGTGGCCGAGAAGGTGCAGGAGATAGCGCCGGGCTCTGTGGTCGTCGCCGTTACCTCCCTCGATTTAAAAGATGGCGTTTTCACCCTCCAGGCTGTCGCCGGGCTTGGAAAAGGCCTGGGCGGCATCCTGAAGGTGCTGGGGCGGGACCCCATCGGGTGGGAGATTCCCTTCACCGACGAAATCGGCGAAGTGATGAAAAAGGGCCGCCTGCGCCAAATCTCGGCCGACTACGACCGGCACTCGAACGGGGCGATTTCGAAGAACGACGCCGAAGCCATCCGGAAGCTCATGGGGGCCGGCCAAACCTACCTCATGGGAATCCTCAAGCAGAACGCGCTCCTCGGCTCCGTGGTCATCGTGATGAAGAAGGGGCACCGGATAACCAACCGGGACATGGTGGAGGCGTTCATCAACCAGGCCGCCGTGGCCCTCATGCGCCGGCGGGCGGAAGAGGCGCAACACGAGAGCGAAAAACGCTACCGCCAGCTCTTCCACTACATGAACATCGGCGTCTCCATCCTGGAAGCGGTCGAGGACGGGAAGGATTTCATTTTCAAGGACTTCAACCGGGCGGCCGAAAAGATAAACCGGCTCGATAGGGAGCAGGTCATCGGGGCCAGGATCAACGACGTGTATCCCGGGTTGAAAGAGACGGCAATACTCGAGGTCTTCAGGAAGGTCTGGCGGAAGGGAGGGTCCGAATACCTGCCCGCCTGGCTCTACAAGGACGACCGCATCTCCGGTTGGCGGGAGAGCTACATCTACAAACTGCCCTCCGGTGAGATAGTCAGCGCTTACCAGGACGTCACGGAGAAGATACAGGCCGAGGAGGCGCTCAAGAATTCCGAGGAGCGTCACCGCTCCGTGGTCGAGACCGCCCGGGACGCCATCGTAACCATAGACGATGAAGGTCTCATCTCCTTCTGGAACCGAGCCGCCGAGAAGATGTTCGGTTACACCGAGGACGAGATAGTCGGCCGGCCCTTGACCCACATCATCCCGAGCCGTTTCCAGAACGGGTTCAAGGAAGACATCCAGGGGCTGAAAAATGCGAAGGCCCTCTCCCTTTCGGACCAACACCGGCCGGTGTCGGCCACGCACAAAGACGGGCACGAGTTTTCCGTCGAAATCACCGTCGAGGGCTGGAAGCAAGGCTCGAGGCAGTTCAACACGAGCATCATCCGCGACGTCACCGAACGCAAACGCATGGAGGAGACGATTATCTCCGCCAAGCAGGAGTGGGAGCGCACCTTCGACGCCGTGCCCGACATGATAGCCTTCGTGGACACGAACGGATGTGTCATCCGGGCCAACAAATCCATGGCCGCGCGGCTTTCTAAAAACGTGAAGGACCTTATCGGAAAACCCTTCTACGGGCTGTTCTACGGAACTACGGACCCGCCTGTGGAGTACCGGATGCCGCAGAGTTGGAGCACTGGCGAGAGCGATTCCCGGGAGCTCCATCTGGCGCACCTCGAAGGGGATTTCTCCCTCACGTTCACGCCGCTTTACGACCCCTCCGACCGGCTCCTGGGGACGGTCTTCGTAGGTCGCGACATCACGGAACAGAAGCGCGCCGACGAGGCCCTCCGGCGTCAGGCCATGATCAACCAGGCCGAGCACATTTTCAGCTCCATCCGCCACGAAATGGGAAACGCCCTCAACACGCTGAAAACCACCCTTTCCGTTCTGTGGAAGAACTACCTGAACTTCGACCCCGAGAAGAGGGAGACCTATTTCATCCGCTGCCTGGACACCTTCAAGGTGGCCGAACGGCTGCTCGGCGTGCTGAAGGAGTACCAGAAGTTCGACAAGATTGAGCTGAACCCCATCTACCTGGACCGGTTCCTCCAGGAGAAATCAGGCCTGTTCGTGGATCTGGCGCGGCAATCCAACGTGGATTGCGAGGTGGACATGTCCTTCTCCGACATCCGGATCAACGTGGACAAGGACGCCCTGATCCAGGTTCTCTTGAACGTCGTGGACAACGCCATCGCCGCCACCCACGACTCGAAGGACCCCCTCGTCACCATCGAGTGTCGGCCGCTTTTAGCACGCCCCAAGGGGAACGACTGGGCCGTCATCACCGTGACCGACAACGGACGCGGGATCCCCCAAGACGAGCTGACGAAGGTCTTCACCCCGCTTTTCACCACCAAACCGGAGGGGTCGGGCCTGGGGATGGCCATCGTCCAGAAGAGGATGATGCAGATGGGCGGCGAGGCGAAGATACAGAGCGAACCCAACCAGGGCACGACCGTGGAACTGTGGCTCCCCCTCTACTCGGATGAGAGGGCAACGAAGCTCCCCGTCTAA